A region of Nakaseomyces glabratus chromosome E, complete sequence DNA encodes the following proteins:
- the EKI1 gene encoding bifunctional choline kinase/ethanolamine kinase EKI1 (CAGL0E01309g~Ortholog(s) have choline kinase activity, ethanolamine kinase activity, role in phosphatidylcholine biosynthetic process, phosphatidylethanolamine biosynthetic process and cytoplasm localization) yields the protein MITSPLQGSPTSPYCILLQLYNRNWRSSDLHVASDLNSDSLCLYKRLSMSYLKRKVYGSGKDKDLISLDSIPFTEKLLNPLTEENQFKQQVFEVIRELKLWDHECSDINKFKLRKIKGALTNIIYEAIYDDSSSLLLRVFGAKLEAIVARSYEIKVLQRLRESQLRGPVILGCFANGRFEAYVRGSASVARNDLADPWVMQNIAMRMNKLHTEVELTSDEQYLYGSCFQKLSDWFSILETVGEQWISDKKNLEKYLHVNDWQFFKDSVATYRDWCFANTHYSSQDNFVFCHNDLQHGNVLLIDKDNEKNKNLMLIDFEYAGPNPVAFDISNHMSEWMHDYDRLDSYKSDYDRYPSKDKIDEFIDCYLHHSHTPRTMLDKQKLKHDIELWRPCAQLFWSVWAILQSGTINTTTVNSRDATPEVNGKFNDEPEFQYLLFCKEKLSCFWGDLIQFNLVDKNDNRLIAESVNYLPL from the exons ATGATCACATCCCCACTACAAGGATCACCCACATCACCTTACTGTATCTTATTACAGTTATACAACAGAAATTGGCGATCATCTGATTTACACGTTGCCAGCGATTTGAACAGTGACTCTCTTTGTCTCTAT AAAAGATTAAGCATGTCTTACCTGAAGAGGAAAGTTTATGGGTCAGGGAAGGATAAAGACCTCATATCGCTGGACTCAATCCCCTTCACCGAGAAGTTACTCAACCCATTGACCGAGGAAAACCAGTTCAAACAACAGGTTTTCGAAGTAATTAGAGAGTTGAAGCTATGGGACCACGAATGCTCAGATATTAACAAGTTCAAACTAAGAAAGATCAAAGGCGCACTTACCAATATCATCTACGAGGCCATATACGATGACTCGTCATCTTTGCTTCTAAGAGTGTTCGGTGCAAAACTAGAAGCCATTGTCGCAAGGTCTTACGAGATTAAAGTCCTACAAAGACTCCGGGAATCACAACTAAGGGGCCCAGTGATATTGGGTTGCTTCGCCAATGGCAGATTCGAAGCATACGTAAGGGGATCAGCCTCAGTGGCTCGAAATGACCTCGCTGACCCTTGGGTCATGCAAAATATTGCCATGCGCATGAACAAGTTACACACAGAGGTAGAACTCACCAGTGATGAGCAATACCTGTACGGTTCTTGCTTCCAAAAATTATCCGACTGGTTCTCCATATTAGAGACCGTCGGCGAACAATGGATCTCTGATAAGAAAAATCTGGAGAAGTACTTGCATGTTAACGATTGGCagtttttcaaagattCTGTCGCAACTTATAGAGACTGGTGTTTTGCAAACACTCATTACAGTTCACAAGACAACTTCGTCTTCTGCCACAACGATTTACAACACGGAAACGTGCTTTTGATAGACAAGGATAAcgaaaagaacaaaaacCTAATGCTTATAGACTTTGAGTATGCCGGACCAAACCCAGTAGCCTTCGATATATCTAACCACATGAGTGAATGGATGCACGACTACGACAGATTGGACTCTTACAAGTCAGATTACGACAGGTACCCTTCAAAGGACAAAATCGACGAATTCATAGATTGCTACCTACACCACTCACACACACCTAGAACCATGCTCGACAAGCAGAAACTAAAACATGATATAGAGCTTTGGAGACCCTGCGCTCAACTATTTTGGTCTGTGTGGGCCATCCTGCAGAGTGGCACAATTAATACCACTACTGTCAATTCTCGAGACGCCACTCCGGAAGTTAACGGGAAATTTAATGACGAACCAGAATTTCAATACCTCCTCTtttgcaaagaaaaattatccTGTTTCTGGGGTGATCTGATACAATTTAACTTGGTCGACAAGAACGATAACCGCTTAATCGCAGAGTCTGTTAATTATCTACCGCTTTAA
- the SWI5 gene encoding DNA-binding transcription factor SWI5 (CAGL0E01331g~Transcription factor; mutants display increased fungal burdens in mouse lungs and brain), which produces MDGDWGTKVDSQEDFLKEGRSFNIFGGDDIGLNFDLGDFESGEPDLGVMSNDFDTYILDNFLNDGGDAGHVGKVAEVEDLEIADICGTNNDKGAHIQPQSQSHSQTLSHSQSQQQAQIQPQPQLFNDRASLDLLSSPLGEALWKQQEELREALRIQQELNAQVVQKLDKTVEQQEQLQRVLQQQKQRASRADYSLSPALSDAGADKGNYMDYLMADGVDRADRADSGDSGENAGGSGSGSSSHCRDNKHNGSPVKRGKYGTNGKYGTNVRVKLDFEDVVSNGAVNGGQHLSVLSPQSSNKLNIKKAAHRAVPYTPKSRVSSMTYTPSTLLTPQPNNGAGKFDNVTISPESVTMSPVIGLGIHSGADAGFSLKPPPMDILPTIPGSTSATPAKQGNGQARGYSGPSVGLSAGPTRANDGFDKLGSAEDLLLEYPVNPSLSPEELAPEVGGAGDEYSQGQFQLERTETTLLPPEMSSPVRYSGASSLNVSPVLKSRHVKMSQPGSPVRLTLGRSYLDTDEASDEDEILSSPTKITRKLTTLPRGSIDVYVKELPDRMYECLYPQCGKTFKRRYNIRSHIQTHLEDRPYRCDYDGCDKAFVRNHDLVRHKKTHQEKSYACPCGKMFNREDALAVHRSRMICIGGKKYANVVIKRSPRKRGRPRKEEGSPVKESIRRDSQGQLITRMERQLAQ; this is translated from the coding sequence ATGGACGGCGACTGGGGCACGAAGGTTGACAGCCAGGAGgattttttgaaagaggGCAGGAgtttcaatatatttggaGGCGACGATATTGGGCTCAATTTTGATCTGGGCGATTTTGAAAGTGGTGAGCCCGATCTCGGTGTGATGAGCAATGATTTTGATACTTATATTCTggataattttttgaacGATGGAGGAGATGCTGGGCATGTAGGTAAGGTGGCAGAAGTAGAGGATCTAGAGATAGCAGATATTTGTGGAACCAATAACGATAAGGGAGCACATATACAGCCACAATCGCAGTCGCACTCGCAAACGTTATCGCACTCGCAATCACAGCAACAAGCACAAATACAGCCGCAGCCGCAACTGTTTAATGATAGGGCGTCGCTTGATCTGTTATCGTCTCCGCTGGGCGAGGCTCTGTGGAAGCAGCAGGAGGAGCTGCGGGAGGCGCTACGTATACAGCAGGAGCTCAATGCCCAGGTAGTTCAGAAGCTTGATAAAACTGTTGAGCAGCAGGAGCAACTGCAGCGCGTGCTGCAGCAGCAAAAACAGCGCGCATCGAGGGCGGACTACTCCTTATCGCCTGCGCTGAGCGATGCTGGAGCGGATAAAGGCAACTACATGGATTACCTAATGGCCGATGGTGTTGATCGTGCTGATCGTGCTGATAGTGGTGATAGTGGTGAAAATGCTGGTGGATCTGGATCTGGATCTAGTAGCCATTGTCGGGACAACAAGCACAATGGCTCGCCAGTGAAGCGTGGGAAGTACGGGACGAACGGGAAGTACGGGACGAACGTACGAGTGAAGCTAGATTTCGAGGATGTAGTTAGTAATGGTGCTGTGAACGGCGGCCAGCACTTATCGGTGCTGTCCCCACAGAGCAGCAACAAGCTGAATATTAAGAAGGCTGCGCACCGGGCAGTTCCGTACACGCCCAAGTCTCGAGTGAGCTCGATGACGTATACGCCGTCGACGTTATTGACACCTCAGCCGAACAATGGCGCGGGGAAGTTTGACAATGTGACGATCTCGCCTGAGTCTGTGACAATGTCTCCAGTGATAGGGCTTGGGATACACAGTGGTGCCGATGCGGGATTTTCGTTGAAGCCACCGCCAATGGATATACTGCCCACGATTCCCGGGTCCACGAGTGCTACGCCTGCGAAGCAAGGCAATGGGCAAGCCCGAGGGTACTCTGGGCCTTCTGTCGGACTATCAGCGGGGCCAACCCGTGCCAACGATGGGTTTGATAAGCTGGGATCGGCGGAGGATCTTCTGTTGGAATACCCGGTAAATCCCTCGCTGTCCCCGGAAGAGCTGGCGCCTGAAGTAGGCGGAGCGGGAGACGAGTACTCGCAGGGCCAGTTTCAGCTGGAGCGCACTGAGACCACGCTGTTACCGCCGGAGATGTCCAGTCCCGTTCGGTACAGCGGTGCGAGTTCGTTGAATGTCTCACCTGTGCTGAAGAGCCGGCATGTGAAGATGTCGCAGCCGGGGTCGCCAGTCCGGCTGACATTGGGCCGCAGCTACCTTGACACTGACGAGGCGAGCGACGAAGACGAGATTCTCAGCAGTCCTACGAAGATTACGAGGAAGCTGACGACGCTTCCGCGCGGGAGCATTGATGTCTATGTCAAGGAGCTTCCCGACCGGATGTACGAGTGTTTGTATCCGCAGTGTGGGAAGACGTTCAAGCGTCGGTACAACATCCGGTCGCATATTCAGACGCACCTGGAGGACAGGCCCTACAGGTGCGACTATGATGGCTGCGACAAGGCCTTTGTTCGGAACCACGATCTGGTACGGCACAAGAAGACGCACCAGGAGAAGAGCTACGCGTGCCCCTGTGGCAAGATGTTCAACCGTGAGGATGCGCTGGCGGTACACCGGAGTCGGATGATCTGCATCGGAGGCAAGAAGTACGCGAACGTTGTGATCAAGCGCTCGCCCAGAAAGCGCGGCAGGCCCAGAAAGGAAGAAGGCAGCCCTGTCAAGGAGAGCATACGCCGAGACAGTCAGGGCCAGCTCATCACCCGCATGGAGAGGCAATTGGCCCAATAG
- a CDS encoding uncharacterized protein (CAGL0E01353g~Putative high-affinity zinc transporter; gene is downregulated in azole-resistant strain) produces MDIVQLLFKRDDDDGPPPACAVDNDFNGHTNLRILSVFMVLISSAIGVYFPLLASRYSFINLPSWVFFIAKFFGSGVIVATAFIHLLEPASDSLGNPCLGGTFANYPWAFGICLMALFALFLIEIVSHHYVGKTMGGGHNHSHNMPTTFGQTHMHGVEDDMVDEDGSSSTHSHSHVAMDDKYGDVVKNNNYNYDDGSDDIESQKRPAFNVAQQKVRNDSNENDSLVGHVHNTTVDPLEHMPGHNHFSHDEVHQDITQIGSKANDQQKEQYLNQLTSLFILEFGILFHSVFVGLSLSVSGDEFKTLFVVIVFHQMFEGMGLGARITECYWPHSKRWLPYLLGFGYTITTPIAIAIGIGVRHSFVPGSRRSLIVNGVFDAISAGILVYAGLVELMAHEFLFTNQFKGEHGLRNMLAAYFVMALGAGLMALLGRWA; encoded by the coding sequence ATGGATATTGTGCAGCTATTGTTCAAGAGAGACGATGACGATGGTCCACCACCGGCCTGTGCTGTTGACAACGACTTCAACGGTCACACGAACCTGAGAATTCTTTCGGTGTTCATGGTCCTGATCTCCTCTGCCATCGGTGTGTACTTCCCGCTGCTGGCCTCCCGCTACTCCTTTATCAACTTGCCCTCGTGGGTGTTCTTTATCGCCAAGTTCTTCGGTTCTGGTGTTATCGTCGCTACTGCTTTCATCCACTTGTTGGAGCCTGCCTCGGACAGCTTGGGTAACCCATGTCTGGGCGGCACTTTTGCTAACTACCCATGGGCCTTCGGTATCTGTCTGATGGCACTGTTCGCTTTGTTCCTGATCGAGATTGTCTCCCACCACTACGTCGGCAAGACCATGGGCGGCGGCCACAACCACTCCCACAATATGCCAACCACTTTTGGACAAACTCACATGCACGGCGTTGAGGACGATATGGTTGACGAGGACGGTAGCTCCTCCACTCACTCCCACAGCCACGTCGCCATGGATGACAAGTACGGTGATGTtgtcaagaacaacaactacaactacgACGACGGCTCTGACGACATTGAGTCTCAGAAACGTCCTGCTTTCAACGTGGCCCAACAGAAGGTCCGCAACGACAGCAATGAGAATGACTCTCTGGTGGGTCATGTTCACAACACTACCGTTGACCCATTGGAGCACATGCCAGGTCACAACCACTTCTCTCACGATGAAGTCCACCAGGACATCACTCAAATTGGATCTAAGGCTAACGACCAGCAAAAGGAGCAATACTTGAACCAGTTGACCTCTTTGTTCATCTTGGAATTCGGTATCTTGTTCCACTCTGTCTTCGTTGGTCTATCCCTTTCTGTCTCCGGTGATGAATTCAAGACTCTTTTCGTTGTCATTGTCTTCCACCAAATGTTTGAAGGTATGGGTCTGGGTGCCAGAATCACTGAGTGTTACTGGCCACATAGTAAGAGATGGTTGCCATACTTGCTAGGTTTTGGTTACACTATCACCACTCCAATCGCTATCGCTATCGGTATCGGTGTCAGACACAGTTTTGTTCCTGGTTCTAGAAGATCTTTGATCGTTAACGGTGTCTTTGATGCTATCTCTGCTGGTATTTTGGTCTACGCTGGTCTAGTTGAGCTGATGGCTCATGAATTCTTGTTCACTAACCAATTCAAGGGTGAACACGGTTTGAGGAATATGTTGGCTGCTTATTTCGTTATGGCTCTGGGTGCCGGTCTTATGGCACTTTTGGGTAGATGGGCTTAA
- the TAF12 gene encoding Taf12p (CAGL0E01397g~Ortholog(s) have RNA polymerase II activating transcription factor binding, TBP-class protein binding, chromatin binding, protein complex scaffold activity) produces MSSQNSAQDSKNDNTSAPSGSGGPPSKSAIQQKQIQELTARFKQLVTEAKKVGETTPRGKELLLQAAKLKAVYENYTRRQQALARAQQLQQQGSNTNAAASSGSSTTGTTGTANSSGSASTSGNNSSNSSAQLANIIKQVLTPEQNQQYEQLLQNFQVRASAIKDKHTFIKQNIDRLVVEINKQTDEEAKKQLNEKKTELLRNIKAIRLEHQALQQELQNGKKNFYLECARQNPALQRLLQRSTQQQRMMQQKKQPQPAQPQVQSQAMPGAQSQANANGQAAIPQSVGEAPPTNMGQQQMPTTATGANISTPSGQQPVQGNTQDPKTQIKTEVGTPAPGSQKGGRPAQPQQTPSGRGQTASQQSPVTGVNAAASSAGSSTVTKSSIFKPSDPTVPIADTVSVKPPEPIAFRSNRPTISDGSAMNAAALNTPVMTTLPPYEIDTDRVMSKRKLRELVKSIGIDEGDGETVIDGDVEELLLDLADDFVTNVTGFACRLAKHRKSDNLEPTDIQLHLERNWNIRIPGYSADEIRSVHKWNASPAYAQKLTSINADKQAISTASANAVSNKKKPANFQK; encoded by the coding sequence ATGTCTAGTCAGAACAGTGCTCAGGACTCAAAGAACGACAACACCTCTGCACCAAGCGGTTCTGGTGGCCCACCTAGCAAGAGTGCTATTCAACAGAAACAGATACAGGAGCTAACAGCCCGGTTCAAGCAACTGGTGACAGAGGCCAAGAAAGTTGGTGAAACCACTCCAAGAGGTAAAGAACTTTTACTCCAAGCTGCTAAATTGAAGGCTGTATATGAAAACTACACAAGGAGACAACAAGCGTTAGCCAGAGCGCAACAACTGCAACAACAAGGTTCCAATACCAATGCCGCCGCATCTTCTGGTTCTAGCACAACAGGTACCACTGGAACTGCGAACTCAAGTGGTAGCGCCTCTACATCGGGTAATAATAGTAGTAACAGCAGCGCACAATTGGCTAATATCATTAAACAAGTACTTACACCAGAACAAAACCAGCAATACGAACAACTACTGCAAAATTTCCAAGTCAGAGCAAGCGCAATAAAGGACAAACACACTTTCATTAAGCAAAACATTGACCGGCTGGTAGTTGAAATTAACAAACAAACGGATGAGGAAGCcaaaaaacaattaaacgaaaagaaaactgaACTGCTGAGAAATATTAAGGCAATCAGATTGGAACACCAAGCTCTACAACaagaattacaaaatgGTAAAAAGAATTTTTATCTAGAATGCGCAAGACAAAATCCGGCTTTACAACGTTTATTACAGAGAAGCACCCAACAACAGAGAATGATGcaacagaagaaacaaCCACAACCAGCTCAGCCTCAAGTTCAGTCACAAGCTATGCCAGGAGCACAATCACAAGCCAATGCTAACGGACAAGCAGCCATACCCCAAAGTGTTGGTGAAGCACCACCTACTAATATGGGACAGCAGCAGATGCCTACAACTGCAACTGGTGCGAATATAAGCACTCCTTCAGGTCAACAACCTGTGCAAGGTAACACACAAGATCCAAAAACACAGATAAAAACTGAAGTTGGCACACCAGCGCCTGGGTCTCAAAAGGGTGGAAGACCTGCACAACCACAACAAACGCCATCTGGCAGAGGCCAAACAGCAAGTCAACAATCACCTGTCACAGGTGTCAATGCTGCAGCTTCATCAGCAGGCTCTAGCACAGTGACaaaatcatcaattttCAAGCCTTCAGACCCTACAGTACCCATTGCTGATACTGTGTCAGTCAAACCACCTGAGCCTATAGCATTCAGATCAAACAGACCAACGATATCAGATGGTTCGGCCATGAATGCTGCTGCTCTTAATACTCCTGTTATGACAACCCTACCGCCATATGAGATTGATACGGACAGAGTGATGTCGAAGCGTAAGCTACGGGAATTGGTGAAGTCTATCGGCATTGACGAAGGTGATGGTGAGACAGTGATAGATGGTGACGTTGAAGAGCTATTACTTGACCTCGCTGATGACTTTGTTACCAATGTGACTGGATTCGCATGCAGATTAGCCAAGCACAGAAAGTCAGATAACCTGGAGCCAACAGATATACAACTTCACTTAGAAAGAAACTGGAACATTAGAATTCCGGGATACTCTGCAGATGAGATCAGAAGTGTACATAAGTGGAATGCTTCACCGGCATATGCTCAAAAACTGACCAGCATAAATGCTGACAAGCAGGCAATCTCCACAGCATCTGCAAACGCTGTAtccaacaagaagaagccggcaaactttcaaaaatga
- the MKC7 gene encoding aspartyl protease (CAGL0E01419g~Putative aspartic protease; predicted GPI-anchor; member of a YPS gene cluster that is required for virulence in mice; induced in response to low pH and high temperature) yields MKLKNVALVAGCVNAVAAEKYLKLDFEKHRADIDEELPLTHSAARQLRKRASDDSVAFPLVAQENYYSINLEVGTPPQNVSLLLDTGSSDMWVIGSNNGYCKNSDNKSRNLDALGSNRFAKRASSVASASPSSATDSDGGDDGDDSGDAEQFYPTAASEIPAAAKTLDCQSLSLFDLEKSSSFKSNSTPFFTSYGDNSYASGLWGTDDVRLGNLSIADVFFAVANFSNSSTGVLGVGLPALESYNPALSDNFNVSDYLPVNASDADIDNISKPTYANFPQILKQKNVIEKVAYSLFLNDTNATNGQILFGAVDHSKYTGSLSTLPLVNSLYVEGINDTTQLEITLDGMGLKNSQGQFTIYNQKMPALLDSGTTVSYLPIDLHSLVAKQLKGIVDPQTGFIELKNCPAKNDNTQLVFNFGGAFISIKYTEFIEKSDDDNCYVTFMPQGEPGILLGDNFLRNAYIVYDLEDMEISIAQANFNGGAENIEAIVKNVPSAVKAPGYSASFTEFPSSYATTGNIFSGYNSTNSTGSAGSKTTMTSSRTSRNTNTASAAGNSSSSTRAKKNAGFAHEVPVSAISVIMVFNILLSMLL; encoded by the coding sequence atgaaattgaaaaacgTTGCTCTGGTGGCAGGTTGTGTTAATGCAGTTGCTGCTGAAAAGTATTTGAAGTTAGACTTTGAAAAGCATAGAGCCGATATAGATGAAGAACTTCCATTGACACACTCTGCTGCTAGACAGCTAAGAAAAAGAGCTAGTGATGATTCCGTAGCATTCCCACTTGTTGCTCAAGAAAACTACTACTCTATTAACTTAGAGGTTGGTACACCACCACAAAATGTGTCTTTGCTATTAGATACTGGTTCTTCAGATATGTGGGTGATTGGCTCTAATAACGGTTACTGTAAGAACTCTGACAATAAGTCCAGGAATCTAGACGCGCTAGGAAGCAACAGGTTTGCCAAGCGTGCAAGTTCCGTTGCATCGGCTTCCCCTTCCTCAGccactgactctgatgGTGGAGATGATGGAGACGATAGTGGAGATGCGGAACAATTTTACCCAACAGCTGCCTCCGAAATTCCGGCTGCTGCTAAAACACTTGATTGTCAATCACTGTCATTATTTGATCTCGAGAAATCTTCTTCCTTCAAATCCAACTCCACTCCTTTCTTCACAAGTTATGGTGACAACAGTTATGCATCTGGTTTGTGGGGTACTGATGACGTTCGTCTAGGTAACTTGAGCATAGCAGATGTATTCTTTGCGGTAGCAAACTTTTCTAATAGTAGCACAGGTGTGTTAGGTGTAGGTTTACCTGCACTGGAGTCCTACAATCCTGCATTGAGTGACAACTTCAATGTCAGTGATTACCTACCAGTTAATGCTAGTGATGCTGATATCGACAATATTAGCAAACCAACATATGCAAATTTCCCACAAAtactgaaacaaaaaaatgtCATTGAGAAAGTTGCGTATTCTCTGTTCTTGAATGACACCAATGCTACTAATGGTCAAATTTTATTTGGTGCCGTTGATCACAGTAAATACACGGGTTCATTGAGTACGCTACCTTTAGTCAACTCTCTATATGTTGAAGGTATCAATGACACAACTCAGCTAGAGATAACTTTGGATGGTATGGGTTTGAAGAACTCGCAGGGACAATTTACAATTTATAACCAAAAGATGCCAGCTTTGTTAGATTCTGGTACCACAGTGTCCTACCTTCCAATTGATCTTCATAGTCTAGTTGCAAAGCAACTAAAGGGTATTGTTGATCCACAGACCGGATTCATCGAGCTGAAGAACTGTCCAGCTAAGAACGACAATACTCAACTTGTTTTTAACTTCGGTGGTGCTTTTATCTCCATCAAGTATACTGAATTTATCGAAAAAAGTGACGATGATAATTGTTATGTTACATTTATGCCACAAGGTGAGCCAGGAATCCTACTGGGTGACAACTTTCTAAGAAATGCATACATCGTTTATGATCTTGAAGACATGGAGATATCTATCGCACAGGCAAACTTCAACGGCGGAGcagaaaatattgaagcCATTGTTAAGAATGTTCCAAGTGCTGTAAAGGCACCTGGTTACTCTGCAAGTTTCACTGAGTTCCCATCTTCTTATGCCACTACAGGCAATATATTCTCTGGGTACAACTCTACAAACAGCACTGGATCGGCGGGTTCCAAAACCACAATGACTTCTTCTAGGACAAGCAGAAACACAAACACGGCATCTGCAGCAGGCAATTCTTCGTCATCAACTAGAGCCAAGAAGAATGCCGGTTTTGCTCACGAAGTACCCGTGTCCGCCATCTCTGTCATCATGGTGTTTAACATCCTACTCTCCATGCTATTATAA